From the Lathyrus oleraceus cultivar Zhongwan6 chromosome 4, CAAS_Psat_ZW6_1.0, whole genome shotgun sequence genome, one window contains:
- the LOC127074979 gene encoding protein ANTHESIS POMOTING FACTOR 1, whose product MSISDTNAKFASKMEKEEKVSLELSEEILQSMEVGMSFKDYNGRISSMDFHRASSYLVTASDDESIRLYDVAAGTCLKTINSKKYGVDLVCFTSHPTTVIYSSKNGWDESLRLLSLHDNKYLRYFKGHHDRVVSLSLCSRKDCFISGSLDRTVLLWDQRAEKCQGLLHVQGRPAISYDDQGLVFAVAFGGYIRMFDARKYEKGPFEIFSVGGDTSDANVVKFSNDGRLILLTTADGHVHVLDSFRGTLLSTHNVTPVSCNSTLEASFSPEGMFVISSSGDGSIYAWNVRSGKEVASWRSATSDIGPPVVKWAPGSLMFATGSSELSFWVPDLSKIGAYVVKK is encoded by the exons ATGAGCATTTCAGACACCAACGCGAAATTCGCCTCTAAAATGGAGAAAGAAGAGAAAGTATCTTTGGAGCTTAGTGAGGAAATTCTTCAGAGTATGGAAGTTGGAATGTCCTTCAAAGACTAC AATGGTAGAATTAGTTCGATGGATTTTCATAGGGCGTCCAGTTATCTAGTTACAGCCAGTGATGATGAATCCATTCGTCTATATGATGTTGCTGCTGGAAC ATGTTTGAAGACAATTAATAGCAAGAAGTATGGGGTTGATTTGGTTTGCTTCACATCTCATCCTACAACTGTTATTTACTCTTCTAAGAATGGTTGGGATG AATCTTTGCGGCTTCTATCATTGCATGATAACAAGTACTTGAGATATTTCAAAGGTCATCATGACAG GGTTGTTTCACTTAGCTTGTGCTCTCGGAAAGATTGCTTTATATCTGGATCCTTAGATCGAACTGTTTTACTATGGGATCAAAGGGCTGAGAAGTGCCAG GGACTTTTACATGTACAAGGAAGGCCTGCTATATCATATGATGATCAAGGGCTTGTCTTTGCGGTAGCCTTTGGAGGATACATAAGAATGTTTGATGCACGGAAGTATGAAAAG GGTCCCTTTGAGATATTTTCTGTTGGGGGCGATACTTCTGATGCAAATGTTGTGAAGTTTAGTAATGATGGGAGACTCATTCTCTTAACAACTGCAGATGGGCATGTCCATGTTCTTGACTCATTCCGCGGTACACTT TTATCCACACATAATGTCACGCCTGTCTCATGCAACTCCACTTTAGAAGCTTCTTTCAGCCCCGAGGGAATGTTTGTAATATCAA GTTCTGGGGATGGTAGCATCTATGCATGGAATGTTCGAAGTGGCAAAGAA GTTGCAAGTTGGAGGAGTGCAACTTCTGATATTGGACCTCCTGTTGTAAAGTGGGCTCCCGGGAGTCTTATGTTTGCAACCGGGTCATCTGAGTTGTCATTTTGGGTTCCAGATTTGTCGAAAATAGGAGCTTATGTCGTGAAAAAATAG